A single window of Rhodamnia argentea isolate NSW1041297 chromosome 5, ASM2092103v1, whole genome shotgun sequence DNA harbors:
- the LOC115737192 gene encoding organ-specific protein S2-like: MNSQVSFAIVVVVLIFTATTDARTDPGEYWVSIMKEEPMPEAIEGLLHVINPAADQPHLTSLPRKKEADCHGDNKVEDHKRNAGDFKPDVTAYGNDAMLKEEKFTENFEPRPDVSAYGNDAKLKEKKFTGDFEPRPDVSAYGNDAKLKKKFTGDFEPRPDVSAYGNDAQPKVKKFTEDFEPRPDITSYGNDAKPKEKKFAGDFEPRPDVSAYGDETRLKEQKFAEDFEPRPNVSSYGQD, translated from the exons ATGAATTCTCAAGTATCTTTCGCGATAGTCGTCGTCGTTCTGATC TTCACTGCCACAACAGATGCAAGAACAGACCCAGGGGAGTACTGGGTGAGCATCATGAAAGAAGAGCCCATGCCTGAAGCAATTGAAGGGCTCCTCCACGTGATCAACCCTGCAGCAGATCAGCCGCATCTCACGTCTCTCCCCAGGAAGAAGGAGGCCGACTGCCACGGAGACAACAAGGTAGAGGACCACAAACGAAACGCTGGTGATTTCAAGCCCGATGTCACAGCGTATGGGAATGATGCTATGCTCAAAGAGGAGAAGTTCACGGAGAATTTCGAGCCGAGGCCCGACGTGTCAGCATATGGGAATGATGCTAAGCTCAAAGAGAAGAAGTTCACAGGTGATTTCGAACCGAGGCCCGACGTGTCAGCATATGGGAATGATGCTAAGCTCAAAAAGAAGTTCACAGGTGACTTCGAACCGAGGCCCGACGTCTCAGCATATGGGAATGATGCTCAGCCCAAAGTGAAGAAGTTCACAGAGGATTTCGAGCCAAGGCCCGACATCACATCGTATGGGAATGATGCTAAGCCCAAAGAGAAGAAGTTCGCGGGTGATTTCGAGCCGAGACCCGATGTCTCAGCTTACGGGGATGAAACAAGGCTCAAGGAGCAGAAGTTTGCGGAAGACTTCGAGCCGAGACCCAACGTGTCGTCTTATGGTCAGGACTGA